One Streptomyces sp. SAI-135 DNA segment encodes these proteins:
- a CDS encoding histidine kinase encodes MLRDDLRNLWTEPRPPAAPARLWRDWALLTAGLGGVLLEATLRENVVWRPVAVVFAVWLCLLSLWRRTRPLAMVTLAFGSVVLLQMASLVGAAREPVGLYTGTVVLVLVYALPRWGSGREIVLGGAVILTAGVLCSVTDETPVVENVVGIVFLLLPGVVGAAVRFWVTARERQVEQVRSREREQLARELHDTVAHHVSAMVIIAQAGGVLAGADPSAAVKALEEVEEEGARTLEEMRAMVATLRDRGVGAELAPPAGVADLERLVRTPGGRLRVDLGLEGELDALPPAVDAAVYRIVQESVTNALRHAVDATELVVRVAAERHTVRVSVRDNGRRTGRGRDGYGLTGLRERATLLGGTLRAGPGADRGWHVEAELPRARNESGAHSRPRR; translated from the coding sequence GTGCTGCGAGACGACCTGCGAAACCTGTGGACCGAGCCCCGGCCGCCCGCCGCGCCTGCCCGGTTGTGGCGGGACTGGGCGCTGCTCACCGCGGGCCTGGGCGGGGTGCTGCTGGAGGCCACCCTGCGCGAGAACGTCGTGTGGCGGCCGGTGGCGGTGGTGTTCGCCGTATGGCTGTGCCTGCTGTCCCTGTGGCGCCGGACCCGCCCTCTGGCGATGGTGACGTTGGCTTTCGGCTCGGTGGTCCTGCTTCAGATGGCCTCGCTGGTCGGCGCTGCGCGCGAGCCCGTCGGCCTGTACACCGGCACGGTCGTGCTCGTGCTGGTGTACGCGCTGCCCCGGTGGGGATCGGGACGCGAGATCGTGCTGGGCGGCGCGGTGATCCTCACGGCCGGCGTGCTGTGTTCCGTCACGGACGAGACGCCGGTCGTCGAGAACGTCGTGGGCATCGTCTTCCTGCTGCTGCCAGGCGTGGTCGGGGCTGCCGTGCGGTTCTGGGTGACCGCTCGCGAGCGGCAGGTGGAGCAGGTGCGCTCCCGCGAGCGCGAGCAGCTCGCCCGGGAACTGCACGACACGGTGGCCCACCACGTGTCGGCCATGGTGATCATCGCCCAGGCGGGCGGGGTGCTCGCGGGCGCCGACCCGTCCGCCGCCGTCAAGGCGCTGGAGGAGGTCGAGGAGGAAGGAGCGCGCACGCTGGAGGAAATGCGCGCCATGGTCGCCACTCTGCGCGACCGCGGGGTCGGCGCCGAGCTGGCACCCCCTGCCGGAGTCGCGGATCTGGAGCGCCTGGTGCGCACCCCGGGGGGTCGCCTCAGGGTCGACCTGGGGCTCGAGGGCGAACTGGACGCGCTGCCCCCGGCCGTGGACGCGGCCGTCTACCGCATCGTGCAGGAGTCGGTGACCAACGCGCTGCGCCATGCGGTCGACGCGACCGAGCTCGTCGTCCGGGTCGCCGCGGAACGGCACACGGTACGGGTGAGCGTGCGCGACAACGGTCGGCGCACCGGCCGGGGTCGCGACGGATACGGACTTACCGGACTGCGCGAGCGCGCGACCCTGCTCGGCGGCACACTACGAGCCGGCCCTGGTGCCGACCGGGGCTGGCATGTCGAAGCCGAACTGCCGAGAGCGAGGAACGAGAGCGGTGCCCATTCGCGTCCTCGTCGCTGA
- a CDS encoding MMPL family transporter, with protein MLSKALLRLGASAARHPWRVIAAWLIAATLAVLAALTIGGRTADSMTAPGLDSQRAAQLIERAGTGQEGMTAQVVVTPLDEGATFFDHPSARTALARLQTEVRRLPHVLGTSDPAGTLDAGGDTAVREGLVSADGRIAVVRVQYPDQSRLSTEDLDALVDLGDRLRSELPLRIEMGGNLFYAFSDADGGVSELIGLLAAAAILFLAFGSLVAAALPIGMAVFGLTIGVATMTVLAGVTDVPTFAPVLGSMVGLGVGIDYALFVLARHREYLARGLDPHEAAGRAVATAGRPVVFAGGTVVVSILGLAVANVPFMTVGGFAVSIVVLIMVVASVTLLPAFLGAAGPRLARAGRVSRALRARKVGRLARRRDPVAAAAPSTGWRRWIGHVSRHPVPYAVGAAGLLLTATLPVLGLRVGLPDDGSLPHSRTERRAYELVAEGFGPGTNGPFVIAADPAGDPRVLDRLVGAVAADPGIASVAPTHIDRVTGIATLVVFPTTSPQDKATADTIARLRTDVLPTAIGHGPARAHVGGAAASLSDVGQRTSQRLPVFVAAVLAMSYLLLMLVFRSVLVPLKAVLLNLLSIGAAYGIMVAVFQWGWGGALIGLEATVPIVSFIPMFLFAILFGLSMDYEVFLLSRVREEYLRTGDNGTAIVEGVSGTARIITSAALIMVAVFLSFAVAEDPSTKMFGLGLATAIFIDATVVRMVLVPATMTLLGRTNWWLPRWLDRMLPRGPVGTDDTDDTDDTDDTDAESPGEAPRPRLVDR; from the coding sequence ATGCTCTCGAAAGCCCTGTTGCGCCTGGGCGCAAGCGCCGCCCGCCATCCCTGGCGGGTGATCGCGGCATGGCTCATCGCCGCCACGCTCGCCGTCCTCGCCGCGCTCACCATCGGTGGGCGGACCGCGGACTCGATGACCGCTCCGGGACTGGACTCCCAACGGGCCGCGCAACTGATCGAGCGGGCCGGCACCGGCCAGGAGGGGATGACCGCGCAAGTGGTCGTCACCCCCCTCGACGAGGGTGCGACGTTCTTCGACCACCCCAGCGCGCGCACCGCTCTGGCGCGGCTGCAGACCGAGGTGCGGCGGCTGCCGCACGTGCTCGGCACGAGCGACCCGGCGGGGACGCTCGACGCAGGCGGGGACACCGCCGTGCGCGAAGGCCTGGTCTCGGCCGACGGACGGATCGCGGTCGTCCGGGTGCAGTACCCCGACCAGAGCCGACTGTCGACCGAAGACCTGGACGCCCTCGTCGATCTCGGCGACCGGCTGCGCTCCGAACTGCCCCTGCGCATCGAGATGGGCGGGAACCTCTTCTACGCCTTCTCCGACGCCGACGGCGGCGTAAGCGAACTGATCGGCCTCCTTGCCGCGGCCGCGATCCTGTTCCTGGCGTTCGGTTCGCTCGTCGCCGCCGCACTGCCGATCGGCATGGCGGTCTTCGGGCTGACCATCGGGGTCGCCACGATGACGGTACTGGCGGGGGTGACGGACGTCCCCACCTTCGCACCGGTCCTGGGCAGCATGGTCGGGCTCGGAGTGGGCATCGACTACGCGCTGTTCGTACTCGCCAGGCACCGGGAGTACCTCGCGCGCGGGCTCGATCCGCACGAGGCGGCGGGGCGAGCGGTGGCCACGGCGGGGAGGCCCGTGGTCTTCGCCGGCGGCACCGTCGTCGTATCGATCCTCGGCCTGGCGGTCGCGAACGTGCCGTTCATGACGGTGGGCGGGTTCGCCGTCTCGATCGTCGTCCTGATCATGGTGGTCGCGTCGGTGACGCTGCTGCCGGCCTTCCTCGGCGCCGCCGGCCCACGCCTGGCCCGGGCCGGCCGGGTCAGCCGCGCTCTGCGGGCCAGGAAAGTGGGCCGACTCGCACGGCGGCGGGACCCGGTGGCGGCCGCCGCCCCCAGCACAGGGTGGCGGCGCTGGATCGGGCACGTCAGCAGGCACCCGGTGCCCTACGCGGTCGGCGCGGCGGGGCTGCTGCTGACCGCGACGCTGCCCGTGCTCGGCCTGCGCGTCGGGCTGCCCGACGACGGCTCACTGCCCCACAGCCGTACCGAGCGCCGGGCCTACGAACTCGTCGCCGAGGGGTTCGGTCCGGGCACCAACGGTCCCTTCGTCATCGCCGCGGACCCCGCCGGTGATCCGCGAGTGCTGGACCGACTCGTCGGAGCGGTCGCGGCGGATCCGGGCATCGCGTCCGTCGCGCCGACGCATATCGATCGGGTCACTGGCATCGCGACCCTCGTGGTGTTCCCGACCACCAGCCCTCAGGACAAGGCCACGGCCGACACCATCGCCCGGCTGCGCACGGACGTGCTGCCCACGGCGATCGGGCACGGCCCGGCCAGGGCCCACGTCGGCGGCGCCGCCGCGAGCCTGTCCGATGTGGGCCAACGCACCAGCCAGCGCCTGCCGGTGTTCGTCGCCGCCGTGCTGGCGATGTCGTACCTGCTACTGATGCTGGTCTTCCGCTCGGTACTCGTACCGCTCAAGGCGGTACTGCTGAACCTGCTGAGCATCGGCGCGGCTTACGGCATCATGGTCGCGGTCTTCCAGTGGGGCTGGGGAGGCGCACTTATCGGGCTGGAAGCGACGGTTCCGATCGTGTCGTTCATCCCGATGTTCCTCTTCGCCATCCTGTTCGGCCTGTCGATGGACTACGAGGTGTTCCTCCTCTCCCGCGTACGCGAGGAGTACCTGCGCACCGGCGACAACGGCACGGCGATCGTCGAGGGCGTCTCGGGCACCGCCCGGATCATCACCTCGGCCGCCCTCATCATGGTGGCGGTCTTCCTGTCCTTCGCCGTCGCCGAGGATCCCTCCACCAAAATGTTCGGGCTCGGCCTGGCCACCGCGATCTTCATCGACGCCACGGTCGTACGCATGGTGCTCGTACCGGCGACCATGACACTCCTCGGCCGGACCAACTGGTGGCTGCCGAGGTGGCTGGACCGCATGCTTCCCCGCGGCCCGGTCGGCACCGACGACACCGACGACACCGACGACACCGACGACACCGACGCGGAATCCCCTGGTGAGGCCCCGCGTCCACGGCTGGTTGACCGTTGA